ATATCAATGTTACCTCAGGGTCTATCaatgtcagattttgatattttgtcggTGAATGTTGTGCAGTACGTTTGGGAGATTTGTCTGACACAATCATCTTGATGCTCCAATTTTTTGTACTTGGAGTAATGTCTTTGATTGAGGTATAGATAGTCCGCATGTTGAAGCCTACttataaatgaagagaaaaaaaatattagtttaaacaattgaatttaaataagacaatttcaataatagaaaaacaggaagttctgaaaattacataatggaaaaacaaattgtatttaattgagaggtatatattgaaatttgattacttacagaagtttatgatggatatgctagtgttaataattctttataaacaatattatttgtttcagcTTCTTCACAATCTTGAGTTGATACTGGTCTTATAAGAACCTTTACTGAAGCAGaagtcttggctcttgatagtgCTACATAGAGTTGGCCATGACAAAATACAGGTTGAGGCAAGTatacaccaacaaaatctaatgtctgtccttgtgctttatttattgtcattgcaaaacttaatctgataggaaattgtgttcttttgaatggaaaaccacTATTGTCATCTGCATTTGGCAAGAAAGGAATTCTTGgtatgaaaactctttttccGGTGTGGTGACCAACTGCAATTTCAGCATCAATGATATTTCGTTCAAAGTTGCGACAAATAAGACGTGTTCCATTGCATAAACCTTCTGAAGGATTGACATTTCTGAGTAACATGatgggacaatttttttttaataacagctCATGAGGTGGAAGTCCATTTGGTGtcaatgtatttaaaaaatcctcCATGATTCCTTGTTCTGATGTATCAATCGTTTCATCGAAGCTATAGTATTGTGTAACTGTACCAGGAAATCTTTGAATAAGTATTGTATTTATCTCATCGACAGAGTTGTTCTTTGGTGTCAAGATAGCTCGATTTGTCATTTCGGATAAATTTTCTGAATAGCTGCCAATATCTTGGAAGACTGCATCGATCAGATCATCTAAAGACTCCACATCATTTCTGTAAGGAATGAGCATTTCATTGGGAATTTTGATCTTATTCTCAATTGTGATTGGTGTTGTTCCATTTCCGAcctgaagtaaataatttgagaagttTGGATCGAATCTTGCTCGCATATTCTCACTCAACCTAATCTTAGTTAAAGTAGACCACAAATATGACGATGCTAAACTGGCATTAACTTCTTCTTGTCTTGTGCCTTTCCGAATCACAGGTAAGACTTGACGAAAATCTCCACCGAATACGAtaatttttccaccaaatggTAATCTTGAATCAGTTATGTCTcgtaacattttatccaatgCTTGCATACATTCTTTTCTAGACATAGGTGCTTCATCCCATATGATTAGCTTTGCAAGACGTAACAATTTGGCAAGAGCACTTTGTTTGCTTACACAACAAGTACTATTTTTGTCAAGATCTAATGGAATTTTGAAGCGTGAATGGGCTGTTCGACCTCCAGGTAAAATAGATGCAGCAACACCAGACGATGCAGTTGCAAGAGCAATTAAGTTTCTTGATCTTACTGTAGCGAGAAGTGCTTTATATAAGAATGTTTTCCCTGTTCCGCCCGGACCATCAATAAAAAATGCAGCAGATTCATTTAGAAGGACTTTCTGTAAAATTGATTCATATGCGTGTTGTTGTTCAGAATTAAGACTCATCGAAGCCATAAGATCTTCTTCTGGTATTGAAACTGCAAATTCATCATCTATTTCTCTAGCTTCAGTTTCGTTCTGATCAAAAGAGACATCATGTTCTATTAAGTGAAACATGTTTATGTCTTTTCCCATCGATTCAAGTGTAGAAGAGATGCTTCGTAAGACTTTTGTCCTAATATCTGCTGATGTTGCAACACTTGTTTGGAAATCACTTGACATATCTTGTTCAAAATATTCCCAAAGTTCTCTAGGATTTGTTGGATTACAGTATactaaaattgttgcaaatagcCGTCTTAAACTGTGTGGTATTTGGTATAAGGAAGCCTCTTGCATACAATCTTGCAAACTGGTATCTCTTTGTAACAAACCATGTAATGTAGCTGCTTCACGAAAGGTTGGTGCAGTGACGTTGCCAACTGTTTTGATGTGGTCAAATGATAAAGGGCCTCTTATATGATTTAACAATATCCGTAAGTAATACCTTTCACCTTCGAATGGACTTGCTGTAACAATGCGGCCTATaacagttttcttctttcttggagtccatattttgtgttgttggttcCAAACAAAAGCTTCAGGAAATTCTTTGTACAGTAGTTTTCgtgcattttcattagtttgatttgttgaaaagaATTCAGTCAACATTGATTTTGCCGTAAAATCAGATCTCAGAATATTGTTAAGGTTGTCATGTGCATGAAAAGCTACCAGATGTTGATCTTCAAGATGTAGATGTAAACTGTAAACTGATGGATGCATTTCATTAAGAATAAAACCGtatattctccacatagctTCTGGTGGAGCGATCCATCTGGCTGAttgaaattgttggatttcatctATATCTTGGATGTTTTGTCCAGGAATCAAGTTGAAAGCAACACGATCATGACCTTtataaatgtacttataaaggTATTTGACTGCTTTGATTGTTGAGCAAATTTCTACATTCAAGTGACAATCAAATTTTGCGAGGAGATATGGATTATGTGGAACAACCCAACGGTTATCTAAATCTGTACCTCTGACTTTGACAGTCATTCCATTATCACAACGTTTGTACTGTGGAAAACAATCGATTCCAACGGTTGTGTTAGGTACAAAACCTTTTGGAAAGTGGTTTTTACAACTGCCATTTGCTTTCATACACACATTGTTCGGATTCAGTACTCCACAGGGGCCATGCATCATATGTCTTTTTACTGTCTTGTGCaaatgtagatttttttctctGTCAGGTATTTCTGCTGatacaatttcatcaaaagattctGGAGTATAGATTTTCCAATCTCTTTGTAGTATGATCAAGAAATGTGCATGTGGTAGTCCTCTTTTTTGATGTTCAATGACGTATACGTATGCTGAAACTTTCCCAAATATCTCCCGTTTGAATAATTCATCCTTcagttcttctaattttgctctaaagatACGTGCAATCAAATCAGGACGattttgtgcttcttcttgtggacccaattcatctaaaatttctttccaacttgggTTGCATGTCATGGTTAAAAAGATGTCCGGTTTTCCAAAGCGTTGGACTAAAgccattgcttccatatatctCTTACGCATATCTCTTGGAcctccaataaaagaagaaggcaGAATGATGCGTTTACCAACTTTAGAAGCATTGCTTTGTCCAATTGATAGACTGTCAACAATTCCTTGATATACTTCAGATCGAATCTCTTGTTGCTTATTACGAAAATAATCCAATCTTGACGTCTCAATTTTTACGTACATATCAACAACAAACTGCTGTAGTAAACGGCCCGAGAATAGTaaaatagattttgtatttttcctaatttgaagTTTGTAGCAATAGTACTCGCGACATGAGACAACctgttgttttctgttttttttcagcactgtaagataataaatttaataaattagaaatgtAACATTGTTATATTAGaacaattaaaagttaaaagaagaattattattttaaccttCTTGTTCCTTTATAAGCAGTTGTTCTGCTGATACTGATTGTTGAGGGTCGACTGATGCTCTTGTTACTTGTTGTGGTAGTCTATCACCTttctttattcttaatattccttggtgccaaccagtatcaccaaaaggaaataacaatggATACTGCAGTGGATCATAACAGCCAAAATAGTATTGGACTATATGACTTCCACCTGCATGATTGAATACCACAATATTTCGTCCTGTCAAATGTTCtgaatcatcatcttcaatccaaataactGCTACTTGAGAAGCTGACGGAGTGTTAAAAAGACGCTGATCCAAACCCACATCTGATCTaatatgaattttgtgattttcCAAATTGGGCAGATCTCCAAGAGTTCGAAAAAATGTTGAGTATGGATTAACATGAAGAATATCCATAAGTTGAGCAACagttgatgaatccaatcttcCAATGTCATAAATACGATTGTCCAATTCATGTTcggtatcataaaaatataattgtagatATGAAGGATGTCCATCCAAAGGAGTCAAATCATTAATATAATGATAGATTTGACCTTGAGCTCGAAATGTGTAAATACCTTTGTTCCTTCTACACAAATCTCTatcaaatttaactccaaatgatGTGAAAGcaaatttgttattgtatgtgCGAACATACGTAAGAAAGTTGGTTGATTCAACTGTGTTGGAAGTAAACAAATGGTAAAGTTGTTCTGGAACATCATTTGTAGTTAAAGAGATTGTTCCATCGGCACAACAAAAACCTTTTGTTTCATGTTGAAATCTTTTTGCTTCACAAAATTTACAGAATGGTACTGATGGTAAGAGAGTTGCCTCAAATGGCactgtttgtaatattttcctATGACCAGCTGATTGTTGATGTTGATTTCCTATGGAAGAAAGATGAATCATAAAAGTGAGGTAAATGTTTAAAGTTGCTATAGTTTCAAATGGTGGTATCATTGAATGAAGTTGTatataagaaaggaaaagaaggaaaagaaatacgatttaattttatacatctttCTTACCCCGAAATagagattttgttgatgtaaTTTCAACTGTGTTTATTTCCTGATAGAGTGCTCCAGAACTACCAATATTAGAGCTATAATCGAATTGTTCAACGGAGGATATATCACTGGTTCCAGCTCCGGCACGAAAAGTGCGTTGTCTTTTTGTACAATATGGCCTGACTTCTTCATTATTGTGTACGGATTCTATATGATCTCCCAACACATTTGTTTCGTCCTCAACGATTGGTTGGGAGAAaaattgttcttcatgttgagTAGTATCATTCGTAAAATTCCTTTGTTGtagatgtttttctttctttttttgtcgtatatgttctctttcttctaaagaaagagtCTCATATAAATTGTTTATCTTAGAATGTTTTGTAGTACCTTGGGAATCATTTTAAACAAGAATCAAAGTTATAAGAATATCgaagaattaattaatcatataatgataaatttgtactaatttattaatataagcttaccacttttcatttatatatggaATGAAATAATTCTTCTCGATAACTGGATAAAAGAGAAACTCATAATGATGCAAATTGAAAAACCTTTTTAATCTAAGTATGTATTCCAACAGAATAAAACAAcctattgaaaaagatatatttataacattgtTGGTTACCTTGGTAGTCTTGATAAAAGACTAAAATAACTCAGTCAACTCAGCAAATTTAACGAAGCTgtaaaaaagagataatgaaaattagaaataaaccaccaatagatatagaaaatatataattgttatagcATGAATTGCTGATGaagaaagtagaaataaaaaacttacagttaaattaaatatttaaacaaataaaaggaaacaacaaattttgaaattcatgaaaatgttatattttgtttgcaagtttttatatatattttttgtctcaagtttttgtcaaattctttaattaaatttttgatttttaataatttcaacattttagtaatagattatgtataattatatgggtaaaactgtaatcagaataaattatgaggtttttaatttagatataaatagcaaaaggaaataaaatttgcttagtagtaaaataatagtaaaagaagtataattatataattataatttaaaaatattttaacaaactttattattaatattcataaaatttttatttcattatgttcttgaagcatattttaaaatacaagtttatgcacaatattaattttattgaatgtgtactttattttattaaattatttaattaaatttttgatttttaaaaatttcaatattttactaattgattatgtataattatatgagtaaaactgtaaatattgatgtaagtatttacatatagaactaaatttgtcggtagaatttCTTGTCTCAAGTTTATATTACTGTTGAGATaaagtaatgaacagtaaatttgTAACATTATATTACTTTCATTAATACCACtactaaaatttcattttttaaaatctaataattatttaatcagaaagtatatctttattatttacaaactttattattaatattcaaaaaatttttatttcatttgttcttgaagaaatataagtttgtgcacaatattatttttattgaatgtatactctattttatcaaattatttaaataaattttggattttttgaaatttcaatattttactaattgattatatatttatgaaattatttaaataaattttggattttttaaaatttcaatattttattaattgattatgtataattatatgggtaaaactgtaaatattaatgtaagtatttacatatagaactaaatttgtcggtagaattttatgagtaattttataacaatttttaaattttaatattttaacaaactttattattaatattcataaaatttttatttcattatgttcttgaagcatattttaaaatacaagtttatgcacaatattaatcttattgaatgtgtactttattttattaaattatttaattaaatttttgatttttaaaaatttcaatattttactaattgattatgtataattatatgagtaaaactgtaaatattgatgtaagtatttacatttagaactaaatttgtcggtagaatttcttgtctcaagtttatatatataaaaactttcattaataccactactaaaatttcattttttaaaatctaataattatttaatcagaaagtatatctttattatttacaaactttattattaatattcaaaaaatttttatttcatttgttcttgaagaaatataagtttgtgcacaatattatttttattgaatgtatactctattttatcaaattatttaaataaattttggattttttgaaatttcaatattttactaattgattatgtatttatgaaattatttaaataaattttggattttttaaaatttcaatattttactaattgattatgtataattatatgggtaaaactgtaaatattaatgtaagtatttacatatagaactaaatttgtcggtagaattttatgagtaattttataacaatttttaaattttaattcaactataaatagtaaaaggaaaacaaattgtttagtaataaaataatagcagAAGAGGTAtgattaatattcataaaatgtttatttcattttgttcttgaagcatattttaaaatagaagttGTAAAATTCAATCATAATATTCAATGACTCAAGGAGCAttgaaaaaattcagaatattttatttttatattattctcacatttttcattattaaagtaaatctcttttattttgaaaattctaaagatattataatgatagaaaatcatttagataaaaagattttagttaattaaaaatattataagatttaaattatattaaaaactctaattatttacacgattttaattttttaaaatatttaatgaaattctatcatttattttactgtttagaactatttattactgtaattgtttattattattcacgaGTAATGTTtagtactgtttattattgtatcaCATACTACAGGActgttaattactatttatactggttagtagtatttattataaaaaaatcttcattaccTTTTAACACTCtacatttcatattatttttaatttttattatttttttatcaaatatttattatatgtataatatttattataaaatttttatttcattttgttcttgaagcatattttaaaatataagtttatgcacaatattgattttattgaatgtatactctattttatcaaattatttaattaaattttcgatttttaaaaattttaatattgtactaattgattatgtataattatatgggtaaaactgtaaaaattgatgtaagtatttacatatagaagtaaatttgtcggtagaattttatgagtaattttataacaatttttaaattttttttttctataaacatgcatatgtaactaataagatataacatttaaatatgttggaataacatttattttgaaattataatttaatacagctcaaagttcaaacagaataaatattgaataaatgatattaaataaataatttaaaagattctaaaatcggagaagcaaaataaactatttcagttATCAGTTcacaatatgaaattaaaaagttaaaagattcatacttttgatatttttatatgagcagctagttgttgagatattttgtttccactttcaatttcatggagctcaacctatataaaaaattcaacaatataaaattttagtaagaacaaaagtagagttgtaaaaaaaaaaaaaaaaaatttactattatttaatattttcagatggaaaattgtaaataatacaacatataaatagttaatcatttatttgatttcggaaacaatttattttgaaagcagtttctctctctcctacgCGATTCCGGAGCTCGGCTCCTCTCCTCCAGCGAAGCCCGTTGCCGGCGAGCGCCGGCCATCATCACCGCCTACACCGgcgtgttcccctcacgccgatgAGCATCCCCGGCACCACCAATGTTCCTCACGCGCAGCCATGCTTCTCCTCCGTGGaaagagaaccgaaatgggtttctcccatttatgtGGTTTTctgccgccgtacgcggccaccggagggcacgaccaccaccgaggagtccccctcaaggtgGCGATCATCCCACCCACCTTCGAAGGccgccacgcgcagccctccgtctcccccacggaaaccgaacgaaaatgggtttcacccatttgtttcatGTCACGCCGCCGTACGTCGCCACCGAAGCTCACGgccaccaccgaggagtccccctcaaggcggcgaccatcgcacccaccttcggagtcccccacgcgcagcccttcgtctccctccgtctcccccactcAAAGGCACACGGACAAACAGAAAATTATATTGGAGAATcagaaaagggaaaaacaaagTTAGAGGTGAAATATAAGTGAACGGCGTACCAACGGCGAGAAGAAATCTCAGGAGCACGGAAAAATTTTTTCTTCGAGTTGAGTTTGGgaattgttctgtaaatgtGAATTGTGtatagattagatgagatatttcatctcttatatgtgaatattagatattttacttAGATATTTTTAGTCTGTAAACGGTGCTAACCgaacgaagaggaagaggaagggaaACACTGAAATTCGAACTGAATTTCAAAACGGAACGAGAAAAgcgaactggaaaaaaaaaacggtgCCACtgttcactactgttcatctttATACGTGCTTTTAAGataaggaagatatatatagagagagagagagagagcaagctAGGGGTAGAGGGTTGTCGATGATGTTGTCTGTGCAGTTGACGACATCGTTTGTGCTATCGGCGATTAGTGAACCACAATTTGTTTGGAGGGGCTCCGAGAAAGAAAATGGTGAGGGGGACTGGACGTGGGAAAGtgaaagaataaattaatttaaaaaaaaaaaacataggcaCGTCAATTTGTGTGATGCTTTTGTGTCTCTAgtgcttttcaaaatttattataatcgACTATAAATTAGAAAGTGAAAAATTATGGATATTTTCTTTGATTAAATAAGGGTTGAGATTAGAACTCAGATgagtaaatatcatataattaatccTTTCTgagttttcataaatttcttttaatatttatcgtCTAATTTAATTCACATTTCACATTATGAAAACGAAAAATCATAATAGGACATGCTGATCAGTTGTTTGCCATAGCCTAATCTCTTGGATCTTGGACTACAGCAATAACCTCGTAATTAGCTTTCATAGTGAAGGTTCCTTAACAtcgaatatataaaatattactataatttGGAATCTGTTTTGATAAttgtttaaagagaaatgatacttgcagtcgtgagtgtataagggccgtgcagtcactttaaaaaatatgaataaatatagaatccacataaaaataaattaattttttaatagtagacaccactctttttcaaaataactgtataatatttatgtattttacgactatatataacattattcttatttaattatCTTCTTATACTAAAGTAATGCAACTTGAGGCAGTGCTGCAGCCTGCACGTACAGAAATTTTTGCCTACTGCCCCTTTCTCTCTTTGAAGTGGAATGCATTGGGAAGAGGTTGTGCAAGATTAATAATCCCTTTTGACTTATTccaatttaaataatgttttacGACTGATGAATATCTTTGTAGTGGCTATTGTAATGTTGTCTGACAAAGATAAGACTATGttgtcatttatttaatttaatggCAATATTGTGTGTTAATGACGTATTTTGTATACTTGGGCTAAATTTCAATGACTCGGATTAAAATTTTTCTACCTACAATTAAAGAGACGAAAGTGGGCTCAATGGTAGTCTGAGGAGTCTTGGATGCTAAAATCAATACTTCTTCTAGTTAGGAGAATTAGAGAGTTTAGAGAGGATTATTTGTACATGGAGTTGGCTTTTATATGAGGTATTAGGGGAACATCATATACTCTGTGTTAGGGGTTAACGTCATGCCCACAGTTGCCATAGTCATGGCCTTTAATACGGCGTGGCTCTCTGGGTGGTGTTGTGACGGTAGGTAATCAGTCCGGTCTCCCCATCGTCAGAGAATGGAGGATTGTTTGTGTTTTCTGTTTCCTTGtcgatgtaaatattttaatgttaggTGTCATAGGAGAGTGTCAGGGTCGACGCATCAAATCTGTCCCCCCGACTTGTTTCCCGTGCCGTGTAACCCCTTTCTTCTAATACAACTTACGGGTTGGGTTCCATTGATGATTCGTGGGCTATAAGAGAGGAGCAATTTGGGCCAAGATGGGCTTCAATATCTTGCCCAGGCCCAACCTAATGGGTCGGTATCCCCTCCATAGTGAACAAATAATTCTTCCTAATTTGAAGACAAATTCATGTATCGAATTAACAGTGTGAATAACAAGGCTCAGCTCTTTCAATTGGACAGACAtatcaatatgaaaaattatccTTTTAATCTAAGGGTACATATCGAGCCCTGGTCTCTGAAATTAATGCGAAAATTAAAGGGGCTGTTGAAGATATTTAAGAACACTACATACAAAAGAGAAAACAAGGGCTAACTCCAATCTTCAATGTTTTACATTTTCCATCACAATTGATCCAAACGGGTATATTTTGACCTTTCTAGCTATTATTAAGATTCTGTGATTCCAATTGTGTCAAGTTGTCtgatttttttactattttaattattggaaTTGGATGGAAATTGTTAATTATGGGCTCTTAAccatttaaatgtaaattatgtAATGTGTATTTTTATGTGCAAATACAGATGATATACGTTtaaccaaataaaaacaaagaagagtggtttaaactttaaagtcaaatataattaaaaagcaATGGAAAAAGTTTGATTAgatttagaattaaatatgaatGAGACGTAGAAGAGAAATTTTAAGTGggaaggtggtggtggtggtggtgagatTTTTTTGAGCGAGTGAATGCTAGAGTCCGTCGTTTTAGTGGAGATTTAGCCATGGATTTGGTTCCGAAGCCAACTTCCTAAGCCAAAACCCGAGAGGACGGTATGTATGTGTGTTTTGTGGGGTTTGAAGGATCGAGAAAGACGTACCCAATTCCAAGCTTACCTTTTTTCTGCACTTCGCAAATACccaaggtctctctctctctctctctctctgtgctatGGTCttggcttttctttttttttctttctattggttagtttattttatcttatatcaattttattttcagtttatCTGGCACACAGTGGTAGTGAATCTTTGATATGCTTGCATGTGGACTCTGGAGGTTCGGAGTGGATTTTAGTTTTCCTGTTTGGGTTGAAATGATGGATTTCTTCTTTTGGGTAAAAGTTACACGTGATGTTAGTCTATGGGTTAGCGTTGTTTTGGGGTGTGAAATTTCGTTGTCTCGCTTTTTGTTCTGAAGTTTTCAAATGTACTCTTGAGTGTTGAATACATCCCACAGTTTCCAATATGAGGTGGAGGTTTTCTGGTTATAAATGTGGACTGCTAATTTAAAGGAAGTTATTCAGATTTTATACGAATTGGCTGTTTTTCTTTGCTTTCAGTTTCCTATCTAGATATTTTTATACGCATGTCTTTGCACTCCAATAAAGTTGATTCAAGGTTTTTATGTTCCGTAAGCAAGATCTGCTTGGTCAATTGGCACTACGCTTTGATATCTCTAATTCTGAATTTTACTTCTATCTAAGtctagtttttgttttcttcagttGGCATGCTTAAATTTGTGCATTGACTAATCGTTATCATTAAATAGATTCTCCATCTCTATGTTCACTTGTCAGTCATGCAGAATCTGTGTCCATACGATATTAGTTCGTGCAATAGATCATGTGGacttatttggttttttttattgatttcaatgtaaatgttttttttttttaagatttcaatgtg
This window of the Juglans regia cultivar Chandler chromosome 12, Walnut 2.0, whole genome shotgun sequence genome carries:
- the LOC118344044 gene encoding uncharacterized protein LOC118344044; this translates as MTVKVRGTDLDNRWVVPHNPYLLAKFDCHLNVEICSTIKAVKYLYKYIYKGHDRVAFNLIPGQNIQDIDEIQQFQSARWIAPPEAMWRIYGFILNEMHPSVYSLHLHLEDQHLVAFHAHDNLNNILRSDFTAKSMLTEFFSTNQTNENARKLLYKEFPEAFVWNQQHKIWTPRKKKTVIGRIVTASPFEGERYYLRILLNHIRGPLSFDHIKTVGNVTAPTFREAATLHGLLQRDTSLQDCMQEASLYQIPHSLRRLFATILVYCNPTNPRELWEYFEQDMSSDFQTSVATSADIRTKVLRSISSTLESMGKDINMFHLIEHDVSFDQNETEAREIDDEFAVSIPEEDLMASMSLNSEQQHAYESILQKVLLNESAAFFIDGPGGTGKTFLYKALLATVRSRNLIALATASSGVAASILPGGRTAHSRFKIPLDLDKNSTCCVSKQSALAKLLRLAKLIIWDEAPMSRKECMQALDKMLRDITDSRLPFGGKIIVFGGDFRQVLPVIRKGTRQEEVNASLASSYLWSTLTKIRLSENMRARFDPNFSNYLLQVGNGTTPITIENKIKIPNEMLIPYRNDVESLDDLIDAVFQDIGSYSENLSEMTNRAILTPKNNSVDEINTILIQRFPGTVTQYYSFDETIDTSEQGIMEDFLNTLTPNGLPPHELLLKKNCPIMLLRNVNPSEGLCNGTRLICRNFERNIIDAEIAVGHHTGKRVFIPRIPFLPNADDNSGFNMRTIYTSIKDITPSTKNWSIKMIVSDKSPKRTAQHSPTKYQNLTLIDPEGNRLQATIFGKDIDLRNDMLHIFRSYYISNAYVKPLDPRHRIEAHEYQWILNSRTIIENIQDNEVELQPPEYDIIPFTNLHEYKDTRTEIGLSLSSQPTSIFTLNPVIPAATPLCQW